In Leptospira kirschneri serovar Cynopteri str. 3522 CT, the genomic stretch CTTTAAAAACTAAACTATATGTCTTCAATAGATAGAATACTATCCAGAACAATATAAATAAAAATATCGTAAATTTTTATTACAAAAGCTCATCTGAGTACAAAACATTAAATACACAGTTATCAGTAAAAACCGTTTCAAAAAATTTAGAAAAAATCCTGCTTTCTCGGACATTGTCCCTAGATAAAATGACGCTTTCGTATATTCTTTAATTCTAATTATAGGAAGGAAAATTCAAATGACAAAAGTTACTCTGAAAGGCAACCCAGTACAACTCGAAGGAAAAATTCCATCTCCAGGAGACAAGGCTCCGGACTTCAAAGCGATCAAACAAGATCTTTCTGAATTTAGTCTTAAAGATTATGCGGGCAAAGTAAAAATACTCGTAGCGGTTCCAAGTTTAGATACTTCCGTCTGCGCTCTCGAAACCAAAGCATTTAACGAAAAAGCAGCTGGAATGTCCGACGTAACAACCCTGGTAATCTCCGGAGATCTACCTTTTGCAATGGGCCGTTTTTGTACTACGGAAGGAATCAATTCTCCGAACCTAATAACGGGATCTCAATACAGAGATTTTTCATTTTCAAAAGCTTATGGAACTCATATCGCAGACGGACCGCTCAAAGGACTTTCTGCAAGAGCAGTTTTTGTATTAGATAAATCGGATACGGTTCGTTATGTGGAAATCGTACCCGAAATCACGACGGAACCGAACTACACAGCTGCAATCGCGGCCGTCAACGCAGCACTTTAAGAAAACCGAATATTCTCGGTTTATTCTGTTTATGAATCAAGCCGAGAATATTTCAAAAGATACATTTAAATCTAACGTGATTTAGACTTAAAAAAGTGAGATAGAAGTATGAACTTTTAAAATTTGTTCTTAAAATCGTGATTTGTAGTAGTTCCCAGATTTTAAAAATCCATTTTCCAACTTTTTTCAGAAAAATGAATCATGACCAAACTGACGTTAAACTAAGTCTTACTAAAAAACATCTCAAGAACCCATTTCACTTTTGGAAATTTAGACATTCAAATTTTTAGAAAAAATATAGATCCGTAGTTTTATAATAAAATCAATTAATAATATATAATAGAGCTTTTGAAAAATTCCATAGTGAGAGTAACAAAAACTGCTTCAATCGACAGTTTCCATAAAATGGAAAATAGCTGGAGAATTCATTTTTCAACAACTCTATTGTGAGATCAGCCAATAAATCGGAGTTAAATGCAGTTTTTTGAAAATGCCACATCTTTGGTAAAATCGATATAAAACTTTTAATGCTATTTTTATGCGTCCGAGTAGTAAATAGTTAAACGTATTTTTAACTCGAAAACGCGTTCAATGAAAATCAAAATTAGTCTAAACTTTGTAGATAGGGCACTTCATCCTATTTAAAAAACTATTAATTTCAAATTATATGTTACTATATAATGATATTTAAAAAGGAGATAATACTTTAAAATTATGTTAAGTATTTTCCAAGAGAAAAAAATAAAAAGATGAAAAGACTCGAAAATTTTTACAAGGTGTTATTGTGTTTTCCTGTTTTTGTTTTTAAATTGCCTACCAGAACAACAATCTACTCTTATCTTTATTTTCAAACGATCACATTTTCGAATTGGTAAGAGATAAATCCGCGAAACAAACCAAACCGAACCAAAAGTATTTCTCTGTGACTTTGATATCCCAATCAAACGGAAAAAAAGTTCAAGCAGATCCTGATCAACCAAACGGATGGTTAAAAGTAAGTGCCGAGAGCGATACGAAGTTTAATTTAACGTGAGTTCGACATAAGAAAACCGGGGCGAATCCGGCTTGCCACAGGTAGCCATAACCTTACCCACAAGTATTTAGATTTCAATATTAAATCTTGTGGGAATTACGACAAATCCTCTGTAAAACTGAGTTCCCGCCCTTATTTTTGGGTGGGGGCAACTCAATGAATTGCTTCCCATGGGTCGCAATTCAGGTGGAGAAATTCGGAAGACTTTTCTCTATCAGAAAAACATGCTTTTTGCAAGTAAAAAGACTCATTCTTGTCGGAACACTTGAAAAATGTGCGTTTTTGAGCCTTATGATTCTAAAATCCTATTCAACTTGTGGGTAAGGTTATGATAGAGAGCGTTCTGCTTTAGTTCAATTCTGATTCTAAAATCTTCTTCAACTTGTGGGGTTGGTTATGATAGATAGCATTCTGCTAAAGTTCCCTCGCATCGATTCCTTCGTATTAGGCCGAACTCACGTTAAATACAACGATGGATCTAACAATCTTGAAATTATAAGCCCAAGCCGAACTTGTTTAAAATCAGGAGACACCGTAATGTTCATAGACTGGGATACTTCTTTTGGAGGTTATTATTTTCTTACAAATTGGAATGGAGGTGAATATATCTTTCTTTGGGACGAACTCCGAAGCCTAAGAACAACCTTTATTATTGAACTTCAAACCGACAACAACGAATAAATCCAAAATGAAATCTTCACAGTTATATCGAGGAGAAATACTCACTGATTGTTTTTACGATTTTAATTCAAAAATTAAACACTCATAACTATATAATAAAGTACCTAATATTTTACATGGAATCAGCGTTTTGCGATAGAATTAACGGTACTCAATTTTATAGAGATCAGTAATTTTTTAAAGAATATTATAATTTTATAATCAATAAAATAGAGTTGTTGAAAAATGAATACTCCATCTGTTGCCGCTGCATTGAAATTGACAATTGAAGTAGTTTTGCCAAACTCTACTGTAGAATTTTTCAACAACTTTAATATTTATAAAAATAATTTTTAACGTGAATTCGGTATAACGCAGAAGGGATTGATATGGTAGAACTCAAATTAAGTTATATAGTAGTTTTGAGATAAGTGTGAATTAAATGCTAAAAATTCGAATCGCTTCGGAAAGATCGGGAGCAGTACGAAAAAGAGCTTTGAGCCTGGTCAGCTCGAGCATTTTTTCTATCTGTGGTGGTAACGAATAAAGAGCAAGTCCAGCACAGGGAATTTTACTCAATCGATTCTGAGCCCCGATAAAAGTGGCAATTCCAGAAGAATCCATAGTGCGTACACCCGAAAGATCTATTAGAAGAATATAAATCTTTTTTTCAATAAGTTCATTAAAAGTATCTTTCAATTCTTTTGCAGAAAATAGATTGATGTCTCCTTGGACCTGGATGATAACAGCGGGACCGGGAAGAGTTCCAGAGGAAGAGATATTTTCAATCGAAATTTTCATCTCGTTATTTTTGTGGCTCATCGAATTGGGTTTAGTTTCCATAATCCATCTCCGAGAAAGTCTGAGGCCTATTATCCATATCAATCCATAAATTCAATAACAAATGAGAAATAATTTTTTGATGAGCTCTAAAAGAATCAAAATGTTTTGCGAATTTTAGAAACATCATAAAAGCAGAACGAGTTTTGAACATAACAAATAGACCGAAAGAGATTTAAAAAATCAAACAAATAGAATTCAATTTTAAGAAACGAATATAAATTTTTCCCAATAAGTTAGCAATCTTATAGATTTTTTTAAAGTATGTAAGTTAAAAGCGAGCTTTTTCCTAAAAAACCCAAGCGACGGAATTAAAACTACAAAGGTTTAGTATGTTTTAGACAGCATAAAGTCACATTTAGAACCAAAACTTATGATTACACATCTTATTAAAGAATAGAATATTTCGAAACAACCCCAAATTTTAGATGTTCGATGATTGAATTCTAAGTAGTCAAGAAACGATTCACTCAAAAAAGGCTGTTATTCTTTATAAAAAACCTCAATAAAATCCAAAAAGTCAAATCAGATTCCGCATGAAATCGCTGTTTTGCGAAATCATTATTAAAAATACATTTTATATAAATTTCTTTAAGAAATTTTTTTCCTACTGATCTCTATAAAGTTGAGCACCGTTAATTTTATCACAAAACACTGATTTCATACAAAATATTAGGTACCTTATTTTATAGTTCTGATTAATAGAATTTTTGAAAAATTCCATAGTGAAGATTCGTAAAATTGCTTCAATTGTCCATTTCAATCTAATACAAACAGATCAAGAATTAATTTTTCAACAACTCTAATATTAACATGAGCAGAGTCGTAAGAAAGTCGGGGCATGTCAGAGTTTCATTTTAAGCGAATACTTTTCTGTAAAAAATGAACTTTATAAAATCAGTCTCTCAGTTTAACGCCAAACACTTGTTAAACTGAGAAGTATTGAAATTTATTTTTTAAATTTTGTAAAAACGGATTTTGATCCAAACAAACCCGTTCTTGATTATGAACGATAACCAATCAAAACGTAGTCACACAACGAGTCACCATATTCCCGGATTTATCATTTGCCAAAACAGCTCCCGTTGAAAACGAAATAGCAATTGCGAAACCTTTATTACTATCATATGTAGTAGAGGTCCAATATAAACCATTAGCCGTAATTGGAAAAAAAACTGAATCAATAGCAGGTAACATAAGAACAGCATTGCTATAATCTACAATACTTAAAAGTTCGTTAATATTCGGTAATCTCCAAACTCTTCCTGCCAAAACTTTGCCATTGCAATTACCACGTGCAGCATTCCAATCCATAGCAGTCGGCGCAGTGAATCCACACCCCGGACCCTGTCCTTCCGTGCATTGAGACCAAAGAAGTCCAGTATTTAGGTCTCGAATGGTTCCATCCAATTGATCTACAAAAGAAGGTGCAGGCATCGCGTTTCCAGAAACACAACGTAAACCGAGAGGAGTTACTTGTGTTATACTAGGTATCCTCACGTTAATAGGTGGCGTAATCGCAAAATTGATCGCCCAATTATTTCCCGCAACTTTAGAGTCTACAGTACTCGTCATATAACTGGTCCCAGTAAACGTTTTAGAAGGAAAAAACGCGTTATCAATATGAGGATTATTTGTATAGTGAATGATAGAACCAAGCTCTTTTACCGCGGGAATTCTCCAATTGGTTCTACCAGCATATCCTTCCCCACCGTTGAGAGTATTCAATTCGGCACAACTTCCAGGTAACCCTCCATTTGAATCCGCCCAGTTCATTGGAACTGCAACGCCACCGGCACAGTCTGAACCGGTCTGACCTTGTGCACAAGCTTTCCAAGTAAGTCCATGCAGAGGATCAAATATAGTATAATCGGAAGTAAATTTACAGTGCTGGGTCGGTCCTACAAAATTACGAGCATTTGGAATATTATTGAAACTTCCATCAGAGCCTGGCAAACCAAACGTACAATCTTGAGCAAATCCACCTCCATCCCAACAAAGAGTCTGCCCCGTATCAAAAAGTGCACCTGGATTAAAAGGACCGGCGGGTGCGGGACATTGAGAATTATTGTTATTGTTTCCCTGATCTTGGCCCTGTTCGGCAGTAGAATTTATATTTTGTAAATACTGCAATATAACATAGGGCGGATCCAACTTAGTCGGAGCCTTTATACAGAAAAAGAGTGGGAATATAGAAATAAAAAGAAAATATTTATACATAATCTTTAACCTAATGCGCTCCTTTTTCAAAACAGAAACGGTTCTCGAAATAATTTTCATCTTATAGTATGAACTATTTTATTTTAGATTTTTTTAAAAAAAGAGTCACTTTATAGTAAATTATATTTTTATTTCGGATTTTTATGAAGCAAAATTT encodes the following:
- a CDS encoding STAS domain-containing protein — encoded protein: METKPNSMSHKNNEMKISIENISSSGTLPGPAVIIQVQGDINLFSAKELKDTFNELIEKKIYILLIDLSGVRTMDSSGIATFIGAQNRLSKIPCAGLALYSLPPQIEKMLELTRLKALFRTAPDLSEAIRIFSI
- a CDS encoding DUF1566 domain-containing protein — its product is MYKYFLFISIFPLFFCIKAPTKLDPPYVILQYLQNINSTAEQGQDQGNNNNNSQCPAPAGPFNPGALFDTGQTLCWDGGGFAQDCTFGLPGSDGSFNNIPNARNFVGPTQHCKFTSDYTIFDPLHGLTWKACAQGQTGSDCAGGVAVPMNWADSNGGLPGSCAELNTLNGGEGYAGRTNWRIPAVKELGSIIHYTNNPHIDNAFFPSKTFTGTSYMTSTVDSKVAGNNWAINFAITPPINVRIPSITQVTPLGLRCVSGNAMPAPSFVDQLDGTIRDLNTGLLWSQCTEGQGPGCGFTAPTAMDWNAARGNCNGKVLAGRVWRLPNINELLSIVDYSNAVLMLPAIDSVFFPITANGLYWTSTTYDSNKGFAIAISFSTGAVLANDKSGNMVTRCVTTF
- the tpx gene encoding thiol peroxidase; this translates as MTKVTLKGNPVQLEGKIPSPGDKAPDFKAIKQDLSEFSLKDYAGKVKILVAVPSLDTSVCALETKAFNEKAAGMSDVTTLVISGDLPFAMGRFCTTEGINSPNLITGSQYRDFSFSKAYGTHIADGPLKGLSARAVFVLDKSDTVRYVEIVPEITTEPNYTAAIAAVNAAL